In Megalops cyprinoides isolate fMegCyp1 chromosome 25, fMegCyp1.pri, whole genome shotgun sequence, a single window of DNA contains:
- the atp23 gene encoding mitochondrial inner membrane protease ATP23 homolog — MDQSKQQEEDYGYNLFPERHGGKFKKGSIAESLFTFNHKCQVMLQFALETSPYAKLLLGAMKNSGCTVYKDRHFSCEDCDGIVSGGFDATTSQIVLCQNNIHQQSHMNRVVTHELIHAFDHCRAHVDWFNNFKHLACSEIRAANLSGDCSFTNEVSRFNFGLKQHHQACVRDRALRSILAVRKVSREEAEKVVDEVFDSCFNDYAPFGRIPHGKKDAKFAYRDFQNRDRYHANL, encoded by the exons ATGGACCAGAGTAAGCAGCAAGAAGAGGACTATGGTTACAACCTGTTCCCGGAGAGGCATGGGGGGAAATTCAAAAAAGGATCAATCGCCGAGAGCTTATTTACATTCAACCACAAATGTCAGGTTATGCTGCAGTTTGCACTGGAGACAA GTCCCTATGCAAAACTACTCCTTGGTGCCATGAAAAATTCAGGATG caccgTTTATAAAGATCGACACTTTTCATGTGAAGACTGCGATGGAATTGTCAGTGGTGGTTTCGATGCAACAACCTCACAA ATTGTTTTGTGCCAGAATAACATTCACCAGCAGTCTCATATGAACAGAGTGGTCACCCATGAGCTCATCCATGCCTTTGACCACTGCAGAGCACACGTTGATTGGTTCAACAATTTCAAGCACCTGGCCTGCTCTGAG ATTCGAGCGGCCAACCTCAGTGGAGACTGCTCTTTCACCAACGAGGTCTCCAGGTTTAACTTTGGCCTCAAGCAGCATCACCAG GCTTGTGTGCGAGACCGCGCCCTGCGGTCCATATTGGCGGTCAGGAAGGTGAGCCGTGAGGAGGCGGAGAAGGTGGTGGATGAGGTCTTTGACAGCTGCTTCAACGACTACGCCCCCTTCGGCAGAATACCACACGGAAAAAAGGACGCCAAGTTTGCGTACAGAGATTTCCAGAATCGAGACCGATATCATGCCAATCTATGA